A single Phragmites australis chromosome 4, lpPhrAust1.1, whole genome shotgun sequence DNA region contains:
- the LOC133915560 gene encoding SWI/SNF complex subunit SWI3D-like isoform X1, whose translation MESKPSSAAHGDAPAAEAPRRRAGGGKRKSAGSSFTPSKRQAKERNAAFHVPPHLLHSGPLTRAARQSPHKLAGTAPEAGSASPAAAAGAGGAKVEGGAIRAEGEETSAEELPLVDEVFDAVRSRGAGVHVVPTFAGWFSWKEIHPVEKQTLPSFFNGKSEKRTPEVYLEIRNSIMMKFHANPQLQLESKDLAQLSIGEVDARQEVLEFLDHWGLINFHPFPPAGQEESKPEESHNNSHDEEKASLIEQLFKFESVQSYMIPLPKKGDVEAPAPLPSLFPDPVLVEDVVAAAEPSVEYHCNSCSVDCSRKRYHCRTQADFDLCCDCYNEGKFDTGMAKTDFILMDSAEVSGASGTSWTDEETLLLLEGLEIFGGKWAEIAEHVATKTKAQCMLHFLQMQIEDRFHDDEEIHQNIPENTEQALTEKGTAETPEKMEVEDKSEGKDSADERPSEKTEGNWKEAKTEDASAVENKNTQNSDGKDSVASPNTEEPKQSSDAHTTVKENSAEVGTSGEKLSNVAIDILKSAFEAVGHSPEHEGSFADVGNPVMALAAFLADLVEDDNATTSCRSSLKAISEVSPALQLASRHCFILEDPSNDLKGICFSVSNKNTDGDQTKDEDMTQNLIDTEKKGINEKEDNALSVEKKNNSAISPNDHQESDNKNMSCDDCPLVGPKTNNAEESGDPTALVDKSSSGNTKGLLSSMKDTITPPNNANECGLLASQDVVAGSNTGASNPKLGKEKPSAEGKASDDSSLEGQVEPSKTEDAVTTPATFQEQKQSQTMENGNTEEPNGIESVVANEVKGPIVTANRIDSLTRLKRAVATAISAAAVKSKFLAEQEEYQIRRLTALMIEKLFQKIEVKMSLFAEIEQVVLRTKEYTEKTRKKLLMERNAIIAARMGALPSRPNQPGVAGNRLPPGYGNPVVRPPNAMRRPSS comes from the exons ATGGAGTCCAAGCCCTCCTCGGCGGCACACGGCGACGCGCCGGCGGCCGAggccccgcgccgccgcgctgGCGGCGGCAAGCGCAAGTCAGCCGGGTCCTCTTTCACGCCTTCGAAGCGGCAGGCCAAGGAGAGGAACGCCGCCTTCCACGTGCCCCCGCACCTGCTGCATAGCGGGCCGCTCACCCGTGCCGCGCGCCAGTCGCCGCACAAGCTCGCGGGCACGGCGCCGGAGGCGGGGTCCGCGTCGCCGGCGGCTGCAGCTGGGGCGGGCGGCGCGAAGGTCGAAGGCGGCGCGATCCGGGCCGAGGGGGAGGAGACGTCGGCCGAGGAGCTGCCACTGGTGGACGAGGTGTTCGATGCCGTCCGATCCCGCGGCGCGGGCGTCCATGTGGTCCCTACCTTCGCCG GATGGTTTTCATGGAAAGAAATTCACCCAGTTGAGAAGCAAACATTGCCTTCTTTTTTTAATGGCAAATCTGAGAAGCGGACACCTGAGGTATATCTGGAGATTAGAAATTCGATCATGATGAAATTTCATGCCAATCCTCAGTTGCAGCTGGAGTCCAAAGATTTGGCTCAGTTGTCAATCGGGGAGGTCGATGCTCGGCAGGAAGTCTTGGAGTTCTTGGATCACTGGGGCTTGATAAATTTCCACCCTTTTCCACCAGCTGGACAAGAGGAGAGTAAGCCAGAGGAGAGCCATAACAATTCGCATGATGAGGAGAAAGCTTCTCTGATTGAACAGTTGTTTAAATTTGAATCAGTTCAATCATATATGATCCCTTTACCCAAGAAAGGAGATGTGGAAGCCCCAGCTCCTCTACCTAGCTTGTTTCCTGATCCTGTACTTGTTGAAGATGTGGTTGCAGCAGCCGAGCCTTCTGTTGAGTACCACTGCAACTCCTGCTCAGTTGATTGTTCACGGAAACGCTACCATTGCCGGACCCAG GCAGATTTTGATCTGTGCTGTGATTGCTATAACGAAGGAAAGTTCGATACAGGCATGGCCAAAACCGATTTCATCCTCATGGATTCTGCAGAAGTTTCGGGTGCTAGTGGTACTAGTTGGACTGATGAGGAGACATTGCTTCTTTTAGAAGGTTTAgaaatttttggtggaaaatGGGCTGAGATTGCTGAACATGTTGCTACTAAAACAAAAGCACAGTGCATGCTACACTTTCTTCAAATGCAAATTGAGGATCGCTTtcatgatgatgaagaaattcatCAAAATATCCCAGAAAACACGGAGCAAGCCTTGACTGAAAAAGGCACTGCAGAAACACCTGAGAAAATGGAAGTTGAAGATAAATCTGAAGGAAAGGATAGTGCGGATGAGAGGCCTTCAGAGAAAACTGAGGGCAACTGGAAAGAAGCAAAAACAGAAGACGCAAGTGCTGTCGAAAATAAAAATACTCAGAATTCAGATGGCAAAGATTCAGTTGCATCTCCAAACACTGAAGAACCGAAACAATCTTCTGATGCTCACACTACGGTGAAGGAAAATTCTGCTGAAGTTGGTACCTCTGGTGAAAAACTGTCAAATGTTGCTATTGATATCCTGAAATCTGCATTTGAGGCAGTTGGTCACTCCCCAGAACATGAAGGTTCATTTGCTGATGTAGGAAATCCTGTTATGGCACTG GCAGCTTTTTTAGCTGACCTCGTGGAAGATGACAATGCTACCACTTCATGCCGTAGTTCACTAAAAGCTATCTCTGAGGTGTCTCCTGCACTCCAATTAGCAAGTAGGCACTGTTTTATTCTTGAGGATCCATCAAATGATCTGAAAGGCATTTGTTTCAGTGTAAG TAATAAAAATACAGATGGTGATCAAACAAAAGATGAGGATATGACTCAAAATTTGATTGATACTGAGAAAAAAGGCATCAATGAGAAAGAAGATAATGCTTTATCTgtggaaaagaaaaataattcagcCATCTCACCAAATGACCACCAAGAATCAGACAATAAGAACATGTCATGTGATGATTGTCCCTTAGTGGGGCCCAAAACCAATAACGCTGAGGAATCAGGCGATCCAACTGCTCTTGTGGATAAGAGCTCATCCGGCAATACAAAAGGTTTATTAAGTTCCATGAAAGATACAATTACTCCACCAAATAATGCGAATGAATGTGGCTTATTAGCTTCTCAAGATGTTGTTGCAGGAAGTAATACGGGTGCAAGTAATCCTAAACTAGGAAAGGAAAAACCAAGTGCTGAGGGGAAGGCGTCTGACGATTCATCTTTGGAAGGCCAGGTCGAGCCCAGTAAGACTGAAGATGCAGTTACTACCCCAGCTACCTTTCAGGAACAAAAGCAAAGCCAAACAATGGAAAATGGCAATACGGAAG AACCTAACGGCATTGAAAGTGTAGTTGCCAATGAAGTGAAAGGACCTATAGTGACCGCCAACCGAATTGATTCCTTAACTAGGCTAAAACGAGCAGTAGCTACTGCTATTTCAGCAGCTGCTGTGAAATCTAAGTTTCTCGCTGAGCAGGAGGAATATCAAATTCGAAGGCTAACTGCACTGATGATTGAAAAGCTG TTTCAAAAAATAGAAGTGAAGATGTCGTTATTTGCTGAGATTGAGCAGGTGGTCCTCCGTACAAAAGAGTACACTGAGAAGACCAGAAAGAAGCTTCTAATGGAGCGAAATGCAATAATTGCAGCTCGCATGGGTGCATTGCCATCTAGGCCAAATCAGCCTGGTGTAGCTGGAAACAGATTACCGCCTGGATATGGCAACCCTGTTGTAAGGCCACCAAACGCAATGCGGCGGCCCAGCAGCTGA
- the LOC133915560 gene encoding SWI/SNF complex subunit SWI3D-like isoform X3, protein MESKPSSAAHGDAPAAEAPRRRAGGGKRKSAGSSFTPSKRQAKERNAAFHVPPHLLHSGPLTRAARQSPHKLAGTAPEAGSASPAAAAGAGGAKVEGGAIRAEGEETSAEELPLVDEVFDAVRSRGAGVHVVPTFAGWFSWKEIHPVEKQTLPSFFNGKSEKRTPEVYLEIRNSIMMKFHANPQLQLESKDLAQLSIGEVDARQEVLEFLDHWGLINFHPFPPAGQEESKPEESHNNSHDEEKASLIEQLFKFESVQSYMIPLPKKGDVEAPAPLPSLFPDPVLVEDVVAAAEPSVEYHCNSCSVDCSRKRYHCRTQADFDLCCDCYNEGKFDTGMAKTDFILMDSAEVSGASGTSWTDEETLLLLEGLEIFGGKWAEIAEHVATKTKAQCMLHFLQMQIEDRFHDDEEIHQNIPENTEQALTEKGTAETPEKMEVEDKSEGKDSADERPSEKTEGNWKEAKTEDASAVENKNTQNSDGKDSVASPNTEEPKQSSDAHTTVKENSAEVGTSGEKLSNVAIDILKSAFEAVGHSPEHEGSFADVGNPVMALAAFLADLVEDDNATTSCRSSLKAISEVSPALQLASRHCFILEDPSNDLKGICFSVSNKNTDGDQTKDEDMTQNLIDTEKKGINEKEDNALSVEKKNNSAISPNDHQESDNKNMSCDDCPLVGPKTNNAEESGDPTALVDKSSSGNTKGSNTGASNPKLGKEKPSAEGKASDDSSLEGQVEPSKTEDAVTTPATFQEQKQSQTMENGNTEEPNGIESVVANEVKGPIVTANRIDSLTRLKRAVATAISAAAVKSKFLAEQEEYQIRRLTALMIEKLFQKIEVKMSLFAEIEQVVLRTKEYTEKTRKKLLMERNAIIAARMGALPSRPNQPGVAGNRLPPGYGNPVVRPPNAMRRPSS, encoded by the exons ATGGAGTCCAAGCCCTCCTCGGCGGCACACGGCGACGCGCCGGCGGCCGAggccccgcgccgccgcgctgGCGGCGGCAAGCGCAAGTCAGCCGGGTCCTCTTTCACGCCTTCGAAGCGGCAGGCCAAGGAGAGGAACGCCGCCTTCCACGTGCCCCCGCACCTGCTGCATAGCGGGCCGCTCACCCGTGCCGCGCGCCAGTCGCCGCACAAGCTCGCGGGCACGGCGCCGGAGGCGGGGTCCGCGTCGCCGGCGGCTGCAGCTGGGGCGGGCGGCGCGAAGGTCGAAGGCGGCGCGATCCGGGCCGAGGGGGAGGAGACGTCGGCCGAGGAGCTGCCACTGGTGGACGAGGTGTTCGATGCCGTCCGATCCCGCGGCGCGGGCGTCCATGTGGTCCCTACCTTCGCCG GATGGTTTTCATGGAAAGAAATTCACCCAGTTGAGAAGCAAACATTGCCTTCTTTTTTTAATGGCAAATCTGAGAAGCGGACACCTGAGGTATATCTGGAGATTAGAAATTCGATCATGATGAAATTTCATGCCAATCCTCAGTTGCAGCTGGAGTCCAAAGATTTGGCTCAGTTGTCAATCGGGGAGGTCGATGCTCGGCAGGAAGTCTTGGAGTTCTTGGATCACTGGGGCTTGATAAATTTCCACCCTTTTCCACCAGCTGGACAAGAGGAGAGTAAGCCAGAGGAGAGCCATAACAATTCGCATGATGAGGAGAAAGCTTCTCTGATTGAACAGTTGTTTAAATTTGAATCAGTTCAATCATATATGATCCCTTTACCCAAGAAAGGAGATGTGGAAGCCCCAGCTCCTCTACCTAGCTTGTTTCCTGATCCTGTACTTGTTGAAGATGTGGTTGCAGCAGCCGAGCCTTCTGTTGAGTACCACTGCAACTCCTGCTCAGTTGATTGTTCACGGAAACGCTACCATTGCCGGACCCAG GCAGATTTTGATCTGTGCTGTGATTGCTATAACGAAGGAAAGTTCGATACAGGCATGGCCAAAACCGATTTCATCCTCATGGATTCTGCAGAAGTTTCGGGTGCTAGTGGTACTAGTTGGACTGATGAGGAGACATTGCTTCTTTTAGAAGGTTTAgaaatttttggtggaaaatGGGCTGAGATTGCTGAACATGTTGCTACTAAAACAAAAGCACAGTGCATGCTACACTTTCTTCAAATGCAAATTGAGGATCGCTTtcatgatgatgaagaaattcatCAAAATATCCCAGAAAACACGGAGCAAGCCTTGACTGAAAAAGGCACTGCAGAAACACCTGAGAAAATGGAAGTTGAAGATAAATCTGAAGGAAAGGATAGTGCGGATGAGAGGCCTTCAGAGAAAACTGAGGGCAACTGGAAAGAAGCAAAAACAGAAGACGCAAGTGCTGTCGAAAATAAAAATACTCAGAATTCAGATGGCAAAGATTCAGTTGCATCTCCAAACACTGAAGAACCGAAACAATCTTCTGATGCTCACACTACGGTGAAGGAAAATTCTGCTGAAGTTGGTACCTCTGGTGAAAAACTGTCAAATGTTGCTATTGATATCCTGAAATCTGCATTTGAGGCAGTTGGTCACTCCCCAGAACATGAAGGTTCATTTGCTGATGTAGGAAATCCTGTTATGGCACTG GCAGCTTTTTTAGCTGACCTCGTGGAAGATGACAATGCTACCACTTCATGCCGTAGTTCACTAAAAGCTATCTCTGAGGTGTCTCCTGCACTCCAATTAGCAAGTAGGCACTGTTTTATTCTTGAGGATCCATCAAATGATCTGAAAGGCATTTGTTTCAGTGTAAG TAATAAAAATACAGATGGTGATCAAACAAAAGATGAGGATATGACTCAAAATTTGATTGATACTGAGAAAAAAGGCATCAATGAGAAAGAAGATAATGCTTTATCTgtggaaaagaaaaataattcagcCATCTCACCAAATGACCACCAAGAATCAGACAATAAGAACATGTCATGTGATGATTGTCCCTTAGTGGGGCCCAAAACCAATAACGCTGAGGAATCAGGCGATCCAACTGCTCTTGTGGATAAGAGCTCATCCGGCAATACAAAAG GAAGTAATACGGGTGCAAGTAATCCTAAACTAGGAAAGGAAAAACCAAGTGCTGAGGGGAAGGCGTCTGACGATTCATCTTTGGAAGGCCAGGTCGAGCCCAGTAAGACTGAAGATGCAGTTACTACCCCAGCTACCTTTCAGGAACAAAAGCAAAGCCAAACAATGGAAAATGGCAATACGGAAG AACCTAACGGCATTGAAAGTGTAGTTGCCAATGAAGTGAAAGGACCTATAGTGACCGCCAACCGAATTGATTCCTTAACTAGGCTAAAACGAGCAGTAGCTACTGCTATTTCAGCAGCTGCTGTGAAATCTAAGTTTCTCGCTGAGCAGGAGGAATATCAAATTCGAAGGCTAACTGCACTGATGATTGAAAAGCTG TTTCAAAAAATAGAAGTGAAGATGTCGTTATTTGCTGAGATTGAGCAGGTGGTCCTCCGTACAAAAGAGTACACTGAGAAGACCAGAAAGAAGCTTCTAATGGAGCGAAATGCAATAATTGCAGCTCGCATGGGTGCATTGCCATCTAGGCCAAATCAGCCTGGTGTAGCTGGAAACAGATTACCGCCTGGATATGGCAACCCTGTTGTAAGGCCACCAAACGCAATGCGGCGGCCCAGCAGCTGA
- the LOC133915560 gene encoding SWI/SNF complex subunit SWI3D-like isoform X2 has translation MESKPSSAAHGDAPAAEAPRRRAGGGKRKSAGSSFTPSKRQAKERNAAFHVPPHLLHSGPLTRAARQSPHKLAGTAPEAGSASPAAAAGAGGAKVEGGAIRAEGEETSAEELPLVDEVFDAVRSRGAGVHVVPTFAGWFSWKEIHPVEKQTLPSFFNGKSEKRTPEVYLEIRNSIMMKFHANPQLQLESKDLAQLSIGEVDARQEVLEFLDHWGLINFHPFPPAGQEESKPEESHNNSHDEEKASLIEQLFKFESVQSYMIPLPKKGDVEAPAPLPSLFPDPVLVEDVVAAAEPSVEYHCNSCSVDCSRKRYHCRTQADFDLCCDCYNEGKFDTGMAKTDFILMDSAEVSGASGTSWTDEETLLLLEGLEIFGGKWAEIAEHVATKTKAQCMLHFLQMQIEDRFHDDEEIHQNIPENTEQALTEKGTAETPEKMEVEDKSEGKDSADERPSEKTEGNWKEAKTEDASAVENKNTQNSDGKDSVASPNTEEPKQSSDAHTTVKENSAEVGTSGEKLSNVAIDILKSAFEAVGHSPEHEGSFADVGNPVMALAAFLADLVEDDNATTSCRSSLKAISEVSPALQLASRHCFILEDPSNDLKGICFSVSNKNTDGDQTKDEDMTQNLIDTEKKGINEKEDNALSVEKKNNSAISPNDHQESDNKNMSCDDCPLVGPKTNNAEESGDPTALVDKSSSGNTKDVVAGSNTGASNPKLGKEKPSAEGKASDDSSLEGQVEPSKTEDAVTTPATFQEQKQSQTMENGNTEEPNGIESVVANEVKGPIVTANRIDSLTRLKRAVATAISAAAVKSKFLAEQEEYQIRRLTALMIEKLFQKIEVKMSLFAEIEQVVLRTKEYTEKTRKKLLMERNAIIAARMGALPSRPNQPGVAGNRLPPGYGNPVVRPPNAMRRPSS, from the exons ATGGAGTCCAAGCCCTCCTCGGCGGCACACGGCGACGCGCCGGCGGCCGAggccccgcgccgccgcgctgGCGGCGGCAAGCGCAAGTCAGCCGGGTCCTCTTTCACGCCTTCGAAGCGGCAGGCCAAGGAGAGGAACGCCGCCTTCCACGTGCCCCCGCACCTGCTGCATAGCGGGCCGCTCACCCGTGCCGCGCGCCAGTCGCCGCACAAGCTCGCGGGCACGGCGCCGGAGGCGGGGTCCGCGTCGCCGGCGGCTGCAGCTGGGGCGGGCGGCGCGAAGGTCGAAGGCGGCGCGATCCGGGCCGAGGGGGAGGAGACGTCGGCCGAGGAGCTGCCACTGGTGGACGAGGTGTTCGATGCCGTCCGATCCCGCGGCGCGGGCGTCCATGTGGTCCCTACCTTCGCCG GATGGTTTTCATGGAAAGAAATTCACCCAGTTGAGAAGCAAACATTGCCTTCTTTTTTTAATGGCAAATCTGAGAAGCGGACACCTGAGGTATATCTGGAGATTAGAAATTCGATCATGATGAAATTTCATGCCAATCCTCAGTTGCAGCTGGAGTCCAAAGATTTGGCTCAGTTGTCAATCGGGGAGGTCGATGCTCGGCAGGAAGTCTTGGAGTTCTTGGATCACTGGGGCTTGATAAATTTCCACCCTTTTCCACCAGCTGGACAAGAGGAGAGTAAGCCAGAGGAGAGCCATAACAATTCGCATGATGAGGAGAAAGCTTCTCTGATTGAACAGTTGTTTAAATTTGAATCAGTTCAATCATATATGATCCCTTTACCCAAGAAAGGAGATGTGGAAGCCCCAGCTCCTCTACCTAGCTTGTTTCCTGATCCTGTACTTGTTGAAGATGTGGTTGCAGCAGCCGAGCCTTCTGTTGAGTACCACTGCAACTCCTGCTCAGTTGATTGTTCACGGAAACGCTACCATTGCCGGACCCAG GCAGATTTTGATCTGTGCTGTGATTGCTATAACGAAGGAAAGTTCGATACAGGCATGGCCAAAACCGATTTCATCCTCATGGATTCTGCAGAAGTTTCGGGTGCTAGTGGTACTAGTTGGACTGATGAGGAGACATTGCTTCTTTTAGAAGGTTTAgaaatttttggtggaaaatGGGCTGAGATTGCTGAACATGTTGCTACTAAAACAAAAGCACAGTGCATGCTACACTTTCTTCAAATGCAAATTGAGGATCGCTTtcatgatgatgaagaaattcatCAAAATATCCCAGAAAACACGGAGCAAGCCTTGACTGAAAAAGGCACTGCAGAAACACCTGAGAAAATGGAAGTTGAAGATAAATCTGAAGGAAAGGATAGTGCGGATGAGAGGCCTTCAGAGAAAACTGAGGGCAACTGGAAAGAAGCAAAAACAGAAGACGCAAGTGCTGTCGAAAATAAAAATACTCAGAATTCAGATGGCAAAGATTCAGTTGCATCTCCAAACACTGAAGAACCGAAACAATCTTCTGATGCTCACACTACGGTGAAGGAAAATTCTGCTGAAGTTGGTACCTCTGGTGAAAAACTGTCAAATGTTGCTATTGATATCCTGAAATCTGCATTTGAGGCAGTTGGTCACTCCCCAGAACATGAAGGTTCATTTGCTGATGTAGGAAATCCTGTTATGGCACTG GCAGCTTTTTTAGCTGACCTCGTGGAAGATGACAATGCTACCACTTCATGCCGTAGTTCACTAAAAGCTATCTCTGAGGTGTCTCCTGCACTCCAATTAGCAAGTAGGCACTGTTTTATTCTTGAGGATCCATCAAATGATCTGAAAGGCATTTGTTTCAGTGTAAG TAATAAAAATACAGATGGTGATCAAACAAAAGATGAGGATATGACTCAAAATTTGATTGATACTGAGAAAAAAGGCATCAATGAGAAAGAAGATAATGCTTTATCTgtggaaaagaaaaataattcagcCATCTCACCAAATGACCACCAAGAATCAGACAATAAGAACATGTCATGTGATGATTGTCCCTTAGTGGGGCCCAAAACCAATAACGCTGAGGAATCAGGCGATCCAACTGCTCTTGTGGATAAGAGCTCATCCGGCAATACAAAAG ATGTTGTTGCAGGAAGTAATACGGGTGCAAGTAATCCTAAACTAGGAAAGGAAAAACCAAGTGCTGAGGGGAAGGCGTCTGACGATTCATCTTTGGAAGGCCAGGTCGAGCCCAGTAAGACTGAAGATGCAGTTACTACCCCAGCTACCTTTCAGGAACAAAAGCAAAGCCAAACAATGGAAAATGGCAATACGGAAG AACCTAACGGCATTGAAAGTGTAGTTGCCAATGAAGTGAAAGGACCTATAGTGACCGCCAACCGAATTGATTCCTTAACTAGGCTAAAACGAGCAGTAGCTACTGCTATTTCAGCAGCTGCTGTGAAATCTAAGTTTCTCGCTGAGCAGGAGGAATATCAAATTCGAAGGCTAACTGCACTGATGATTGAAAAGCTG TTTCAAAAAATAGAAGTGAAGATGTCGTTATTTGCTGAGATTGAGCAGGTGGTCCTCCGTACAAAAGAGTACACTGAGAAGACCAGAAAGAAGCTTCTAATGGAGCGAAATGCAATAATTGCAGCTCGCATGGGTGCATTGCCATCTAGGCCAAATCAGCCTGGTGTAGCTGGAAACAGATTACCGCCTGGATATGGCAACCCTGTTGTAAGGCCACCAAACGCAATGCGGCGGCCCAGCAGCTGA
- the LOC133915562 gene encoding probable histone H2AXa produces MSSSGGGGRGKAKPTTKSVSRSSKAGLQFPVGRIARYLKAGKYAERVGAGAPVYLSAVLEYLAAEVLELAGNAARDNKKNRIVPRHIQLAVRNDEELSKLLGTVTIAAGGVMPNIHQTLLPKKAGNKGDIGSASQEF; encoded by the exons ATGAGTTCctccggaggcggcggccgcgggAAGGCGAAGCCGACGACCAAGTCGGTGTCGCGGTCGTCCAAGGCCGGGCTCCAGTTCCCCGTCGGCCGCATCGCGCGGTACCTCAAGGCCGGTAAGTACGCGGAGcgcgtcggcgccggcgccccCGTCTATCTGTCCGCCGTCCTCGAGTACCTCGCAGCCGAG GTGCTGGAGCTGGCCGGAAACGCGGCGCgtgacaacaagaagaaccggATCGTGCCGCGGCACATTCAGCTCGCGGTGCGGAACGACGAGGAGCTGAGCAAGCTGCTGGGCACCGTGACGATCGCGGCCGGCGGCGTGATGCCCAACATCCACCAGACGCTGCTGCCCAAGAAGGCTGGAAACAAGGGGGACATCGGCTCCGCCTCCCAGGAGTTTTGA